One stretch of Streptomyces agglomeratus DNA includes these proteins:
- a CDS encoding serine hydrolase domain-containing protein: MTSPFEDLLPSTQRALLHRIATAQAEGRAPSLVAAVQRDGRTVWTGSRTCVEGHGPDPGTQYRIGSITKTFTAVLVMRLRDEGLLDLGDPLDKHLPGTGVGSEVTVAQLLAHTAGLAAETPAPWWERTPGTSRPGLGDVLGDQARMHPAGRTHHYSNPGYTLLGRLVEAVRGEPWGEVLRREVLGPLDLGRTSEQPQAPHAGGWAVHPWADVMLPEPSVDLGLMAPAGQLWSTTADLCRFAAFLAEGHDKVLGAESVREMRTPAAPASPGDPFGAYGLGLQIVQSGGRTLVGHTGSLPGFVAGLWVSVEDGVAAVALANATSGLSAPAVAADLIRIVVEAEPRIPEPWRPLPGAEVDRELLALTGPWFWGTSAYALTLVAGGGVELQPLRGNGRGSRFTARADGTWLGLDGYYLGETLRVVRREGGAVSHLDLGSFVFTREPYAPEDAIPGGVDEGGWRGL; the protein is encoded by the coding sequence ATGACCTCACCGTTCGAAGATCTTTTGCCCAGTACGCAACGCGCCCTCCTGCACCGCATCGCGACCGCCCAGGCCGAGGGCAGGGCGCCGTCGCTCGTGGCGGCGGTTCAGCGGGACGGGCGAACGGTCTGGACGGGCTCCCGTACATGCGTAGAGGGGCACGGGCCGGACCCCGGGACGCAGTACCGGATCGGTTCGATCACCAAGACGTTCACCGCGGTGCTGGTGATGCGGCTGCGCGACGAAGGTCTTCTCGACCTGGGCGATCCGCTGGACAAGCACCTTCCGGGTACGGGGGTGGGGAGTGAGGTGACCGTCGCTCAACTTCTCGCCCACACCGCCGGTTTGGCGGCGGAGACGCCGGCGCCCTGGTGGGAGCGGACGCCGGGCACTTCGCGCCCCGGGCTGGGCGATGTGCTGGGTGACCAGGCGCGGATGCATCCGGCGGGGCGTACGCACCATTACTCCAACCCCGGCTACACGTTGCTCGGCCGGCTTGTCGAGGCGGTGCGGGGAGAGCCCTGGGGCGAGGTGCTGCGGCGGGAGGTGCTCGGGCCGCTGGACCTGGGGCGTACGAGCGAACAGCCGCAGGCGCCGCATGCGGGTGGCTGGGCGGTGCACCCGTGGGCGGACGTGATGCTGCCGGAGCCGTCCGTGGACCTGGGGCTGATGGCTCCGGCGGGTCAGCTCTGGTCGACGACTGCCGACCTCTGCCGTTTCGCGGCGTTCCTCGCGGAGGGGCACGACAAGGTGCTGGGTGCGGAGTCCGTACGGGAGATGCGTACGCCTGCTGCTCCGGCGAGCCCTGGGGACCCGTTCGGCGCGTACGGGCTGGGGTTGCAGATCGTGCAGAGCGGCGGACGGACACTGGTGGGGCATACGGGGTCGTTGCCGGGTTTTGTCGCGGGTCTGTGGGTGAGTGTGGAGGACGGCGTGGCCGCGGTGGCGCTTGCCAATGCGACGTCCGGGCTGTCGGCGCCCGCGGTGGCAGCGGACCTGATCCGCATCGTGGTCGAGGCCGAGCCGCGCATCCCGGAGCCCTGGCGGCCGCTTCCCGGGGCGGAGGTCGACAGGGAGCTGCTGGCGCTGACGGGGCCGTGGTTCTGGGGCACTTCGGCGTACGCGCTGACGCTGGTCGCGGGCGGTGGTGTGGAGCTTCAGCCGCTGCGGGGCAATGGCCGGGGATCACGCTTCACCGCGCGGGCGGACGGTACGTGGCTCGGCCTCGATGGCTACTACCTGGGGGAGACGCTCCGGGTGGTGCGGCGGGAGGGTGGCGCGGTGAGCCACTTGGACCTGGGTTCGTTCGTCTTCACGCGGGAGCCGTACGCGCCGGAGGACGCGATTCCTGGCGGGGTGGACGAAGGCGGCTGGCGCGGGCTGTGA
- a CDS encoding single-stranded DNA-binding protein — protein MAGETVITVVGNLVDDPELRFTPSGAAVAKFRVASTPRIFDKQTNEWKDGEGLFLTCSVWRQAAENVAESLTRGMRVVVQGRLKQRSYEDREGVKRTVYELDVEEVGPSLKTATAKVTKTTGRGGQGGYGGGQQGGQQGGGNWGGAPGGGGQQGGGAPADDPWASSAPAGGGQQQGGGSWGGSSSGSAGGGYSDEPPF, from the coding sequence ATGGCAGGCGAGACCGTCATCACGGTCGTCGGCAATCTCGTCGACGACCCCGAGCTGCGCTTCACCCCGTCCGGTGCGGCGGTCGCGAAGTTCCGTGTCGCGTCCACTCCCCGCATCTTCGACAAGCAGACCAATGAGTGGAAGGACGGCGAAGGCCTGTTCCTCACCTGCTCGGTCTGGCGTCAGGCGGCGGAGAACGTCGCGGAGTCGCTTACGCGAGGCATGCGCGTCGTCGTTCAGGGCCGGCTCAAGCAGCGGTCCTACGAAGACCGCGAGGGCGTCAAGCGCACGGTCTACGAGCTGGACGTCGAAGAAGTCGGCCCCAGCCTGAAGACGGCCACGGCCAAGGTCACCAAGACCACCGGCCGAGGCGGTCAGGGTGGGTACGGCGGCGGCCAGCAGGGTGGTCAGCAGGGCGGCGGCAACTGGGGCGGAGCCCCCGGCGGCGGCGGCCAGCAGGGCGGCGGCGCCCCCGCCGACGACCCCTGGGCCAGCAGTGCACCGGCCGGCGGCGGTCAGCAGCAGGGTGGCGGCAGCTGGGGCGGAAGCTCCAGCGGGTCCGCCGGCGGCGGCTACTCGGACGAGCCCCCCTTCTAG
- a CDS encoding MATE family efflux transporter, which yields MTQAPTAAKNSRRRHDREIVALALPAFGALVAEPLFVMVDSAVIGHLGTPQLAGLGIAATLLMTAVSVFVFLAYATTAAVARRVGAGDLPAAIRQGMDGIWLALLLGAAVIAFVLPAAPWLVDLFGASETAAPYAVTYLRISSLGIPAMLVVLAATGVLRGLQDTKTPLYVAVGGFTVNAVLNVGLVYGAGLGIAGSAWGTVIAQCAMAATYLAVVVRGARKHGASLRPDAAGIRACAQAGAPLLVRTLSLRAVLMLATAVAARLGDADVAAHQIILALWSLLAFALDAIAIAGQAIIGRYLGAGDAKGAQEACRRMVQWGIVSGVVLGVLVAVSRPLFIPLFTSDEVVRDVLLPALLVVAVSQPISGIVFVLDGVLMGAGDGPYLAWAMLATLAVFAPVALLVPVFGGGLTALWWAMTLMMAVRMLTLWLRARSGRWIVTGATR from the coding sequence ATGACTCAGGCCCCCACGGCAGCGAAGAACAGCCGGCGCCGGCACGACCGCGAGATCGTCGCGCTCGCCCTCCCGGCCTTCGGCGCCCTGGTCGCCGAGCCCCTTTTCGTCATGGTCGACAGCGCCGTCATCGGCCACCTCGGCACACCGCAGCTCGCGGGTCTCGGCATCGCGGCCACGCTTCTGATGACCGCTGTGAGCGTCTTCGTCTTCCTCGCGTACGCGACCACCGCCGCGGTAGCCCGCCGCGTCGGAGCGGGCGACCTTCCCGCAGCGATCCGTCAGGGCATGGACGGTATCTGGCTCGCACTCCTTCTCGGCGCGGCGGTGATCGCCTTCGTCCTGCCCGCCGCCCCCTGGCTCGTCGACCTCTTCGGCGCCTCCGAGACCGCCGCTCCGTACGCCGTCACGTATCTGCGGATCTCCAGCCTGGGTATCCCCGCGATGCTCGTGGTCCTCGCGGCGACGGGTGTCCTGCGCGGCCTCCAGGACACGAAGACGCCTCTGTACGTGGCCGTCGGCGGATTCACCGTCAACGCCGTACTCAATGTGGGTCTGGTGTACGGCGCCGGACTCGGCATAGCCGGTTCCGCGTGGGGCACCGTGATCGCCCAGTGCGCGATGGCGGCCACCTATCTGGCGGTGGTCGTGCGGGGCGCGAGGAAGCACGGGGCCTCGCTGCGTCCCGACGCGGCGGGGATACGGGCCTGTGCCCAGGCGGGTGCGCCACTGCTGGTCCGTACGCTCTCGCTGCGCGCCGTCCTGATGCTCGCCACGGCTGTGGCCGCCCGGCTCGGGGACGCCGATGTCGCGGCCCACCAGATCATCCTCGCGCTGTGGAGCCTGCTGGCCTTCGCCCTGGACGCGATAGCGATCGCCGGTCAGGCGATCATCGGGCGCTATCTGGGCGCCGGTGACGCCAAGGGGGCGCAGGAAGCGTGTCGGCGGATGGTGCAGTGGGGCATCGTCTCGGGGGTGGTGCTCGGGGTGCTGGTCGCGGTGTCGCGGCCGTTGTTCATCCCGCTGTTCACGAGCGACGAGGTGGTGCGGGACGTCCTGCTGCCGGCCTTGCTGGTGGTGGCTGTGTCGCAGCCGATTTCGGGGATCGTCTTCGTGCTGGACGGTGTTCTGATGGGTGCGGGCGACGGGCCGTATCTGGCCTGGGCGATGCTGGCGACGCTCGCTGTGTTCGCGCCGGTGGCTCTGTTGGTGCCGGTGTTCGGTGGTGGTCTGACGGCGCTGTGGTGGGCGATGACGCTGATGATGGCCGTGCGGATGCTGACGTTGTGGCTACGTGCGCGTTCGGGACGCTGGATCGTCACGGGCGCCACGCGTTGA
- the rpsR gene encoding 30S ribosomal protein S18 yields the protein MAKPPVRKPKKKVCAFCKDKVTYVDYKDTNMLRKFISDRGKIRARRVTGNCTQHQRDVATAVKNSREMALLPYTSTAR from the coding sequence ATGGCGAAGCCGCCTGTGCGCAAGCCTAAGAAGAAGGTCTGCGCATTCTGCAAGGACAAGGTCACGTACGTGGACTACAAGGACACGAACATGCTGCGGAAGTTCATTTCCGACCGCGGCAAGATCCGTGCCCGCCGCGTGACCGGCAACTGCACGCAGCACCAGCGTGACGTCGCCACGGCAGTCAAGAACAGCCGTGAGATGGCGCTGCTGCCCTACACGTCCACCGCGCGATAA
- a CDS encoding ATP-binding cassette domain-containing protein, with protein MTSLAIAANGLRKSYGDKVVLDGVDLAVPEGTVFSLLGPNGAGKTTAVKILSTLVSADPGTGDIHIGGHSLATDADGVRSAIGVTGQFSAVDGLITGEENMLLMADLHHLSKREGRRVAAELLERFDLVEAAKKPASTYSGGMKRRLDIAMTLVGNPRIIFLDEPTTGLDPRSRHNMWQIIRELVTGGVTVFLTTQYLEEADELADRIAVLNDGRIAAQGTAEELKRLIPGGHVRLRFSDPAAYRSAASALREVTRDDEALALQIPSDGSQRELRSILDRLDSAGIEADELTVHTPDLDDVFFALTGSSVPSQPKETVR; from the coding sequence ATGACCAGCTTGGCCATCGCGGCGAACGGGCTGCGCAAGTCGTACGGGGACAAGGTCGTGCTGGACGGCGTCGACCTGGCCGTCCCGGAAGGAACCGTCTTCTCCCTGCTCGGCCCGAACGGCGCCGGCAAGACCACCGCCGTGAAGATCCTCTCCACCCTCGTCTCGGCCGACCCGGGCACCGGCGACATCCACATCGGCGGCCACAGCCTGGCCACCGACGCCGACGGGGTGCGTTCCGCGATCGGTGTCACCGGTCAGTTCTCCGCGGTCGACGGTCTGATCACCGGCGAGGAGAACATGCTCCTCATGGCGGACCTGCACCACCTGTCCAAGCGCGAGGGGCGGCGGGTCGCGGCCGAACTGCTGGAGCGCTTCGATCTGGTCGAGGCGGCTAAGAAGCCCGCCTCCACCTACTCCGGCGGCATGAAGCGCCGCCTGGACATCGCGATGACGCTGGTCGGCAACCCGCGGATCATCTTCCTCGACGAACCCACCACCGGCCTCGACCCCCGCAGCCGCCACAACATGTGGCAGATCATCCGCGAACTCGTCACGGGCGGCGTCACCGTCTTCCTCACCACCCAGTACCTGGAAGAGGCCGACGAACTGGCCGACCGTATCGCCGTGCTCAACGACGGCAGGATCGCCGCCCAGGGCACAGCCGAGGAGCTGAAGCGGCTCATCCCCGGCGGACACGTGCGGCTGCGCTTCTCCGACCCGGCCGCCTACCGGAGCGCCGCCTCCGCGCTCCGCGAGGTCACCCGCGACGACGAGGCACTCGCGCTACAGATCCCCAGCGACGGCAGCCAGCGCGAACTGCGCTCCATCCTCGACCGGCTGGACTCGGCCGGCATCGAGGCCGACGAGCTGACCGTCCACACCCCCGACCTCGACGACGTGTTCTTCGCCCTCACCGGCTCCAGCGTCCCCAGCCAGCCCAAGGAGACCGTCCGATGA
- the rplI gene encoding 50S ribosomal protein L9, producing MKIILTHEVTGLGTAGDVVDVKDGYARNYLVPRGFAIRWTKGGEKDVAQIRRARKIHEIATIEQANEIKAKLEGVNVRLAVRSGDAGRLFGSVTPADVASAIKAAGGPEVDKRRVELGAPIKTLGSHQVSVRLHAEVAAKLGVEVVAA from the coding sequence ATGAAGATCATCCTCACCCACGAGGTCACTGGCCTCGGCACGGCCGGCGACGTCGTTGACGTCAAGGACGGCTACGCTCGCAACTACCTGGTCCCGCGTGGTTTCGCGATCCGCTGGACCAAGGGTGGCGAGAAGGACGTGGCGCAGATCCGCCGCGCCCGCAAGATCCACGAGATCGCGACCATCGAGCAGGCCAACGAGATCAAGGCCAAGCTCGAAGGCGTGAACGTGCGCCTGGCCGTTCGCTCCGGCGACGCCGGCCGTCTCTTCGGCTCCGTCACCCCGGCCGACGTCGCTTCGGCGATCAAGGCCGCCGGTGGCCCCGAGGTCGACAAGCGCCGCGTTGAGCTGGGCGCCCCGATCAAGACCCTCGGTTCGCACCAGGTCTCCGTGCGTCTGCACGCAGAGGTCGCCGCGAAGCTCGGCGTCGAGGTCGTCGCCGCCTAA
- a CDS encoding DUF4097 family beta strand repeat-containing protein translates to MQTFTTPAPVSAVLDIAAGSIRFIAADRSDTTVEVLPMDASNGRDVKAAEQTTVEYGDGVLRIEAAPAKNRILGSSGSIEVTVQLPAGSRVEAKAASSEFRVVGRLGDVVFEGAQGSVKIDEAGSARLTLLAGDVSVGRLGGAAEISTQKGDLRIAEAMRGTVTLRTEYGEISVGAARGVSASLDAGTTYGRIHNTLKNTDGAAAGLNIHATTAYGNVTARSL, encoded by the coding sequence ATGCAGACGTTCACCACCCCCGCCCCGGTCTCCGCAGTCCTCGACATCGCCGCCGGAAGCATTCGGTTCATCGCCGCCGACCGGTCCGACACCACGGTCGAGGTCCTGCCCATGGACGCCTCGAACGGCCGCGACGTGAAGGCGGCGGAGCAGACCACGGTCGAGTACGGCGACGGTGTCCTGCGGATCGAGGCCGCACCGGCGAAGAACCGGATCCTCGGCAGCTCCGGATCCATCGAGGTGACAGTGCAACTGCCGGCCGGTTCCCGGGTCGAGGCGAAGGCGGCCAGCTCCGAGTTCCGGGTCGTCGGACGGCTCGGCGACGTGGTCTTCGAGGGCGCGCAGGGCTCGGTCAAGATCGACGAGGCCGGGAGCGCCCGCCTCACCCTGCTGGCCGGCGACGTCTCGGTCGGCCGCCTGGGCGGCGCCGCGGAGATCAGCACCCAGAAGGGCGACCTCCGCATCGCCGAGGCCATGCGCGGCACGGTCACGCTGCGCACCGAGTACGGCGAGATCTCGGTCGGCGCCGCCCGCGGCGTCTCCGCCTCCCTGGACGCCGGCACCACGTACGGCCGGATCCACAACACGCTCAAGAACACCGACGGCGCCGCCGCCGGCCTGAACATCCACGCGACGACCGCCTACGGCAACGTCACCGCCCGCAGCCTCTGA
- a CDS encoding helix-turn-helix domain-containing protein — MPGGRLTQQERRHIALGLADGLAYAEIARSLDRPTSTVTREVMRNGGPTAYRADLAHRATEQRAHRRKQAAPRDPQGPTHVHGRDAEAVREYEETFTTALMASGMPKMMSRVMACLTLADTGSLTASELVQRLQVSPASISKAVAFLDTQGFLRRERDERRRERYVVDDDIWYQSIVASARSTAQLVETARQGVSVLGPDNPAAARLENVARFLNFVSESITRAAEQAREVLHPRPEAAAGSPDKPGADLG, encoded by the coding sequence ATGCCGGGAGGCAGACTCACCCAGCAGGAACGCCGGCACATCGCGCTGGGACTGGCCGACGGTCTCGCCTACGCCGAGATCGCCAGAAGTCTCGACCGTCCGACCTCGACGGTCACGCGCGAGGTGATGCGCAACGGCGGCCCCACCGCCTATCGCGCCGACCTCGCCCACCGCGCCACAGAACAACGCGCACATCGGCGCAAGCAGGCCGCGCCCAGGGACCCGCAGGGGCCCACACACGTCCACGGACGCGACGCCGAGGCCGTACGCGAGTACGAGGAGACGTTCACCACCGCCCTCATGGCCTCGGGCATGCCCAAGATGATGTCCCGGGTGATGGCCTGCCTCACCCTGGCCGACACCGGCAGCCTCACCGCGTCCGAGCTCGTCCAGCGCCTCCAGGTCAGCCCGGCGTCCATCTCCAAGGCGGTCGCGTTCCTCGACACCCAGGGCTTCCTCCGCCGGGAACGCGACGAACGCCGCCGCGAGCGCTACGTCGTCGACGACGACATCTGGTACCAGTCGATCGTGGCCAGTGCCCGGTCCACCGCCCAGCTCGTCGAAACCGCACGGCAAGGCGTCAGCGTCCTCGGCCCCGACAACCCGGCCGCCGCCCGCCTCGAAAACGTCGCCCGCTTCCTCAACTTCGTCTCCGAGAGCATCACCCGCGCCGCGGAGCAGGCCCGCGAGGTTCTCCACCCACGACCCGAAGCCGCCGCGGGCAGCCCTGACAAGCCAGGTGCAGACCTCGGATAG
- a CDS encoding GNAT family N-acetyltransferase, with the protein MSDLEIRPAAPHDLPAIVAMLADDPLGARRESPDDLTPYTAALTRLTADPNQHLVVAVRDDRVVGTLQLTVIPGLSRRGSTRSIIEGVRIHADERGNGLGTRLIEWAVDESRRQGCQLVQLTSDATRTDAHRFYERLGFEASHVGFKLSI; encoded by the coding sequence ATGAGCGATCTTGAAATACGCCCCGCGGCCCCCCACGACCTCCCCGCGATCGTCGCCATGCTCGCCGACGACCCCCTGGGCGCCCGGCGCGAATCCCCCGACGACCTCACCCCGTACACCGCCGCCCTCACCCGCCTCACCGCCGACCCCAACCAGCACCTGGTCGTCGCCGTACGCGACGACCGCGTCGTCGGCACCCTCCAGCTCACCGTGATCCCCGGACTGTCCCGCCGCGGCTCCACCCGCTCGATCATCGAAGGCGTACGCATCCACGCCGATGAACGCGGCAACGGCCTCGGCACGCGGCTCATCGAGTGGGCCGTCGACGAATCCCGCCGCCAGGGCTGCCAGTTGGTCCAACTCACCTCCGACGCCACCCGCACCGACGCCCACCGCTTCTACGAGCGGCTCGGCTTCGAGGCATCCCACGTCGGATTCAAGCTGAGTATCTGA
- a CDS encoding restriction endonuclease → MVHEVALLESRTLRDSVAKRTEALDKVKALSLLPDGAHVTTQMVAKYFEVLETAVYSMVSDHREELEANGYRLATREEVTALKAGASVDRYTSKVGLFTRRTVLNVAMLLRDSVVARQVRTHLLDTEESRPSQPVDNFVHRLSSLLDEHITEVLDRRMATHADAHVAEIAEDICRTAIGHAVVPLLNTAVRNDGEHRDRIQALEGEVTHLRRVLREREAAGSMGALDAMNPRQFEQHIAWLCRRDGCDRVTVTGGHGDTGADIVAYTLDGRRIVVQCKSRNPGSVIASGDVQQFIGMARLEYNADIALLVATCPFTRDALLLAARHDVTAVHRGLLEAWNNGARLQVLNTAP, encoded by the coding sequence ATGGTCCACGAAGTGGCCCTGCTGGAATCCAGGACACTGCGCGACAGCGTCGCCAAACGCACGGAAGCACTCGACAAGGTCAAGGCGCTCTCACTGCTGCCGGACGGAGCGCACGTGACGACCCAGATGGTCGCGAAGTACTTCGAAGTGCTCGAGACCGCCGTCTACAGCATGGTGTCCGACCACCGCGAGGAGCTGGAGGCCAACGGCTACCGCCTGGCGACCCGCGAGGAGGTTACTGCCTTGAAGGCAGGAGCCTCCGTGGACCGCTACACGAGCAAGGTCGGGTTGTTCACAAGAAGGACCGTGCTCAACGTCGCCATGCTGCTCCGTGACAGCGTCGTCGCACGTCAGGTGCGTACTCACCTGCTCGACACGGAAGAAAGCCGGCCCTCGCAGCCTGTGGACAACTTTGTCCACAGGCTCTCGTCGTTGCTCGACGAGCACATCACCGAAGTCCTCGACCGGCGCATGGCCACTCACGCCGACGCGCACGTCGCCGAGATCGCGGAGGACATCTGCCGCACCGCCATCGGCCACGCGGTAGTCCCCCTGCTCAACACCGCGGTCCGGAACGACGGCGAACACCGGGACCGCATCCAGGCTCTCGAAGGCGAAGTGACCCACCTCCGGCGCGTCCTGCGCGAACGCGAGGCAGCCGGGTCGATGGGCGCACTCGACGCCATGAACCCCCGCCAGTTCGAGCAGCACATCGCCTGGCTCTGCCGACGCGACGGGTGCGACCGGGTCACGGTCACCGGAGGCCACGGCGACACGGGCGCGGACATCGTCGCCTACACCCTCGACGGGCGGCGCATCGTCGTCCAGTGCAAGTCCCGCAACCCCGGATCGGTGATCGCAAGCGGGGACGTCCAGCAGTTCATCGGCATGGCCAGACTCGAATACAACGCCGACATCGCACTACTCGTAGCCACCTGCCCGTTCACCCGCGACGCCCTCCTGCTGGCCGCCCGCCACGACGTGACGGCCGTCCACCGGGGCCTGCTCGAAGCATGGAACAACGGCGCCAGGTTGCAGGTCCTCAACACCGCGCCGTAG
- a CDS encoding ABC transporter permease: MSTLSLAMRDSSTMLRRNLLHARRYPSLTLNLLLTPIMLLLLFVYIFGDAMSAGIGGGGADRSAYIAYVVPGLLLMTIGSTTIGTAVSVSNDMTEGIIARFRTMAIHRPAVLVGHVVGSVLQSVASVVLVGAVAVAIGFRSTDATALEWLAAFGLLVLFALALTWIAVGMGLISPNAEAASNNAMPLILLPLLSSAFTPVDSMPGWFRPIAEYQPFTPAIETLRGLLLGTEIGHNGWLAIGWCLGLAVLGYFWSTSTFNRDPK, encoded by the coding sequence ATGAGCACCCTCTCCCTCGCGATGCGCGACTCGTCCACCATGCTGCGCCGCAACCTCCTGCACGCCCGGCGCTACCCGTCCCTGACGCTCAATCTGCTGCTCACACCGATCATGCTGCTGCTGCTCTTCGTCTACATCTTCGGCGACGCGATGAGCGCGGGTATCGGCGGCGGCGGGGCGGACCGCTCCGCGTACATCGCGTACGTGGTCCCGGGCTTGCTGCTGATGACCATCGGCAGCACCACGATCGGAACCGCGGTCTCCGTCTCCAACGACATGACCGAGGGCATCATCGCCCGCTTCCGGACGATGGCGATCCACCGCCCTGCGGTACTGGTCGGGCACGTGGTCGGGAGCGTCCTCCAGTCGGTCGCCAGCGTGGTCCTGGTGGGCGCCGTCGCGGTGGCCATCGGCTTCCGGTCCACGGATGCAACCGCCCTGGAGTGGCTGGCGGCGTTCGGGCTGCTCGTGCTCTTCGCCCTGGCGCTCACCTGGATCGCGGTCGGCATGGGTCTGATCAGCCCGAACGCCGAAGCGGCCAGCAACAACGCGATGCCGCTGATCCTGCTGCCGCTCCTGTCCAGCGCCTTCACCCCGGTCGACTCCATGCCCGGCTGGTTCCGGCCCATCGCCGAGTACCAGCCGTTCACGCCCGCCATCGAGACCCTGCGGGGCCTGCTGCTCGGCACGGAGATCGGCCACAACGGATGGCTCGCGATCGGCTGGTGCCTGGGGCTCGCGGTGCTCGGCTACTTCTGGTCGACCTCGACGTTCAACCGCGACCCGAAGTAA
- the dnaB gene encoding replicative DNA helicase, producing the protein MSISEPLDDPWADSGPGDRLPSRRRRGEGRGRDEQHDRGGEGSGWEGGSPAFERVPPQDLDAEQSVLGGMLLSKDAIADVVEILKGHDFYRPAHETVYTAILDLYAKGEPADPITVGAELTKRGEITKVGGASYLHTLVQTVPTAANAEYYAEIVHERAVLRRLVEAGTKITQMGYAADGDVDDIVNAAQAEIYAVTEQRTSEDYLPLGDIMEGALDEIEAIGSRTGEMTGVPTGFTDFDSLTNGLHPGQMIVIAARPAMGKSTLALDFARACSIKNNLPSVIFSLEMGRNEIAMRLLSAEARVALHHMRSGTLTDEDWTRLARRMPDVSQAPLYIDDSPNLSMMEIRAKCRRLKQRNDLKLVIIDYLQLMQSGGSKRAESRQQEVSDMSRNLKLLAKELELPVIALSQLNRGPEQRTDKKPMVSDLRESGSIEQDADMVILLHREDAYEKESPRAGEADLMVAKHRNGPTATITVAFQGHYSRFVDMAQI; encoded by the coding sequence GTGAGCATTTCCGAGCCATTGGACGACCCCTGGGCCGACAGCGGTCCTGGTGACCGTCTGCCCTCCCGCCGGCGCCGAGGCGAAGGCCGGGGCCGCGACGAGCAGCACGACCGCGGTGGCGAGGGCAGTGGCTGGGAGGGTGGCTCTCCGGCTTTCGAGCGGGTGCCTCCGCAGGACCTCGACGCGGAGCAGTCGGTTCTCGGCGGCATGCTGCTGTCGAAGGACGCCATCGCGGACGTGGTGGAGATCCTCAAGGGCCACGACTTCTACCGCCCGGCCCACGAGACCGTCTACACGGCGATTCTCGACCTGTACGCCAAGGGTGAGCCGGCCGACCCCATCACGGTTGGCGCCGAGCTGACCAAGCGCGGCGAGATCACGAAGGTCGGCGGCGCCTCGTACCTGCACACCCTGGTGCAGACGGTGCCGACGGCGGCGAACGCGGAGTACTACGCGGAGATCGTCCACGAGCGGGCGGTGCTGCGCAGGCTGGTCGAGGCGGGCACGAAGATCACGCAGATGGGATACGCGGCCGACGGTGACGTCGACGACATCGTGAACGCCGCCCAGGCGGAGATCTACGCCGTCACCGAGCAGCGCACCAGCGAGGACTACCTGCCGCTCGGCGACATCATGGAGGGCGCGCTCGACGAGATCGAGGCGATCGGCTCGCGTACGGGCGAGATGACCGGTGTGCCGACCGGTTTCACGGACTTCGACTCGCTGACCAACGGTCTGCACCCGGGCCAGATGATCGTCATCGCGGCTCGTCCCGCGATGGGCAAGTCGACGCTCGCGCTGGACTTCGCGCGGGCGTGTTCGATCAAGAACAACCTGCCGAGCGTGATCTTCTCCCTTGAAATGGGGCGCAACGAGATCGCGATGCGTCTGCTGTCGGCGGAGGCCAGGGTGGCGCTGCATCACATGCGTTCGGGCACGCTGACGGACGAGGACTGGACGCGGCTCGCGCGCCGGATGCCGGACGTCTCGCAGGCGCCGCTGTACATCGACGATTCGCCGAACCTTTCGATGATGGAGATCCGGGCGAAGTGCCGCCGGCTGAAGCAGCGCAATGATCTGAAGCTGGTGATCATCGACTATCTCCAGCTGATGCAGTCCGGTGGTTCGAAGCGGGCGGAGAGCCGTCAGCAGGAGGTCTCGGACATGTCGCGAAACCTCAAGCTGCTGGCGAAGGAGCTGGAGCTGCCGGTGATCGCGCTGTCGCAGCTGAACCGTGGTCCCGAGCAGCGTACGGACAAGAAGCCGATGGTGTCCGACCTGCGTGAGTCGGGGTCCATCGAGCAGGACGCGGACATGGTCATCCTGCTGCACCGTGAGGACGCGTACGAGAAGGAGTCGCCGCGTGCCGGCGAGGCGGACCTGATGGTGGCGAAGCACCGTAACGGTCCTACGGCCACGATCACGGTGGCGTTCCAGGGTCACTACTCGCGCTTCGTGGACATGGCGCAGATCTGA
- the rpsF gene encoding 30S ribosomal protein S6, giving the protein MRHYEVMVILDPDLEERAVSPLIENFLSVVREGNGKVEKVDTWGRRRLSYEIKKKPEGIYSVIDLQAEPAVVKELDRQMNLNESVLRTKVLRPETH; this is encoded by the coding sequence ATGCGTCACTACGAAGTGATGGTCATCCTCGACCCCGATCTCGAGGAGCGCGCTGTCTCCCCGCTGATCGAGAACTTCCTCTCCGTCGTCCGCGAGGGCAACGGAAAGGTCGAGAAGGTCGACACCTGGGGCCGTCGTCGTCTGTCCTACGAGATCAAGAAGAAGCCCGAGGGCATCTACTCGGTCATCGACCTCCAGGCCGAGCCTGCGGTCGTCAAGGAGCTCGACCGACAGATGAACCTGAACGAGTCGGTCCTCCGGACCAAGGTCCTCCGCCCCGAAACCCACTGA